A region of Vitis riparia cultivar Riparia Gloire de Montpellier isolate 1030 chromosome 12, EGFV_Vit.rip_1.0, whole genome shotgun sequence DNA encodes the following proteins:
- the LOC117927088 gene encoding uncharacterized protein LOC117927088, producing the protein MAGNMKISVLALLIVYGLALNEENYHHYGVNADCPTSNLSDADSMTCKGDKTNHHPPKYNCCDVTNQHCIFRNSATNVCCPTTNCVGGYYTIYRWDEESHQTSKCSGCDVTNQHCTFRNCDAYADCHTSNCMKTDYMTCKGDETSHCLRKCSCDVSNQHCINCHYSANACCLTTKCVEAYYTTCGGNETNQPPPKCSCCNVINQHCSFCKKDGSIGEVCNT; encoded by the exons ATGGCTGGAAACATGAAAATCTCTGTGTTGGCTCTTCTCATTGTTTACG GACTAGCCTTGAATGAGGAGAACTACCATCACTATGGTGTTAATGCCGATTGCCCAACTAGTAATTTGTCGGATGCTGACTCCATGACTTGCAAAGGGGACAAGACAAACCACCACCCGCCTAAGTATAATTGTTGTGATGTTACTAATCAGCATTGCATCTTTCGTAACTCTGCTACTAATGTTTGTTGCCCAACTACAAATTGTGTGGGAGGTTATTACACGATTTATCGATGGGATGAAGAAAGCCACCAAACGTCCAAGTGTAGTGGTTGTGATGTTACTAATCAGCATTGCACCTTTCGTAACTGTGATGCTTATGCCGATTGCCACACTAGTAATTGCATGAAGACCGACTACATGACTTGTAAAGGGGACGAGACAAGTCACTGCCTACGGAAGTGTAGTTGTGATGTTAGTAATCAGCATTGCATCAATTGTCACTATTCTGCGAATGCTTGTTGCCTAACTACCAAATGTGTGGAGGCTTACTATACGACTTGTGGAGGAAATGAAACAAATCAGCCCCCACCTAAGTGCAGTTGTTGTAATGTTATTAATCAGCATTGCAGCTTTTGTAAAAAGGATGGATCTATAGGGGAGGTTTGCAATACCTAA